Proteins encoded in a region of the Bradyrhizobium sp. CB3481 genome:
- a CDS encoding DUF2249 domain-containing protein, translating to MTEYIDVDVRPILRAGGEPFSVIMAALERLEPGQGLRLYATFKPVPLFAVMADRGFAHSAQPLDAGEWEVLFTPADTKPAAPVAGRPAFDAWPEPSVRQDNRDLDPPEPMVRILAAAEKLAPGETLSALLRREPVFLFPQLEKRGYRWLGGFSPDGTTYELTVRAPS from the coding sequence ATGACCGAATATATCGATGTCGATGTCCGTCCGATCCTGCGCGCCGGCGGCGAGCCGTTCTCAGTCATCATGGCCGCACTCGAGCGGCTCGAACCCGGGCAGGGGCTCCGCCTCTATGCGACGTTCAAGCCGGTGCCGCTGTTCGCCGTCATGGCAGACAGGGGATTCGCCCATTCCGCGCAGCCGCTCGACGCCGGCGAGTGGGAAGTGCTGTTCACGCCCGCGGACACCAAGCCGGCTGCGCCTGTCGCCGGCAGGCCGGCGTTCGACGCTTGGCCGGAGCCATCCGTCAGACAGGACAATCGCGATCTCGATCCGCCGGAGCCGATGGTGCGCATCCTGGCAGCCGCCGAGAAACTGGCACCGGGTGAAACGCTGTCGGCCCTGCTGCGGCGCGAGCCGGTCTTCCTGTTCCCGCAACTCGAGAAGCGCGGATATCGCTGGCTTGGCGGATTCTCGCCGGACGGCACCACGTACGAATTGACTGTCAGGGCGCCATCATGA
- a CDS encoding metal-sulfur cluster assembly factor: protein MTDELVRNIREALRVVIDPELGHNIVDLGFVYDISAAEGAVRITMTATTPGCPAVHFLKEGVANAVAQIPGVRSVDIAMTFDPPWTPSRIEPATRSSLGFAAVN from the coding sequence ATGACCGACGAACTCGTCCGCAATATCAGGGAAGCGCTGCGCGTCGTGATCGATCCCGAGCTTGGCCACAACATCGTTGATCTCGGCTTTGTCTATGACATCTCGGCTGCAGAAGGCGCCGTTCGCATCACGATGACCGCGACCACACCGGGCTGCCCCGCCGTCCACTTCCTGAAGGAGGGCGTGGCCAACGCGGTCGCACAGATTCCAGGCGTCCGCAGCGTCGATATCGCGATGACGTTCGATCCGCCCTGGACACCGTCCCGCATCGAACCGGCGACCCGATCCTCGCTTGGTTTCGCCGCGGTAAATTAG
- the ccoG gene encoding cytochrome c oxidase accessory protein CcoG encodes MALTIEIDHAKTRARAAAAGSAQPVMPQAVKGPIRRIKWAVLLLTLSIYYVTPFLRWDRGPHAPDQAVLLDFAHGRLYFFFVEIWPQDLYLVTGLLVLAATILILTNALAGRLWCGFACPQTVWTDLFLLVERLIEGDRRQRLKNLGAPLDAKRAMQIVAKHSARLLISFATGGTLIFYFTDAPDLVRGFAHGDVSANALGWILVFAGTTYGLAGFAREQVCTFMCPWPRLQGAIWDPEAFTVNYRDYRGEQRTSAKKAAELRLQGRPAGDCVDCNHCVTVCPIGIDIREGPNFACINCGLCVDACDGVMSKLGRPRGLIDYESWNNIERGRRGEARVNRLVRPKTIGLTAACLALTAIIVFSFMAKTNATLSVQHDRDPLAVRLSDGSVRNAYTVKLLNKSSAAHAYTLSVSGVDAKMAIIGNEGLAPIEVPADGSEAVRVTLTAMNPREADVVFTARDETGTTILSAKDRFVER; translated from the coding sequence ATGGCGCTTACCATCGAGATCGACCATGCCAAGACGCGTGCCAGGGCCGCGGCGGCGGGATCAGCCCAGCCAGTCATGCCGCAGGCAGTCAAAGGGCCGATCCGCCGCATCAAGTGGGCCGTCCTGCTGCTGACGCTTTCCATCTATTACGTGACGCCGTTCCTTCGCTGGGACCGTGGCCCCCATGCGCCGGATCAGGCGGTCCTGCTCGATTTTGCGCATGGACGGCTCTACTTCTTCTTCGTCGAGATCTGGCCGCAGGACCTCTACCTCGTGACCGGGCTTTTGGTTCTTGCCGCGACGATATTGATTCTCACCAATGCGCTGGCGGGGCGGTTATGGTGCGGCTTCGCCTGTCCGCAGACGGTCTGGACCGATTTGTTCTTGCTCGTCGAACGGCTGATCGAGGGCGACCGACGCCAGCGCCTGAAGAACCTTGGCGCGCCACTTGACGCCAAACGGGCCATGCAGATCGTAGCAAAGCATTCTGCCCGGCTTTTGATTTCGTTCGCGACCGGCGGCACGCTGATCTTCTACTTCACCGACGCACCGGATCTCGTCCGCGGCTTCGCGCATGGCGATGTTTCGGCCAATGCGCTTGGCTGGATTCTCGTCTTCGCCGGCACCACCTATGGCCTCGCGGGTTTCGCGCGCGAGCAGGTCTGCACCTTCATGTGCCCATGGCCGCGCCTTCAAGGCGCGATCTGGGATCCCGAAGCCTTTACCGTCAACTACCGGGACTATCGCGGCGAACAACGAACCTCGGCCAAGAAGGCCGCCGAGCTTCGCCTGCAGGGCAGGCCGGCGGGTGACTGCGTCGATTGCAATCATTGCGTCACGGTGTGTCCGATCGGTATCGATATCCGCGAGGGACCGAACTTCGCCTGCATCAATTGCGGACTATGCGTCGATGCCTGCGATGGCGTGATGTCGAAACTCGGCCGTCCGCGCGGCCTGATCGACTACGAAAGCTGGAACAACATCGAGCGCGGCCGCCGTGGCGAGGCGCGGGTCAATCGCCTGGTGCGACCGAAGACCATCGGGCTGACGGCGGCGTGTCTGGCGCTGACGGCGATCATCGTCTTTTCCTTCATGGCCAAGACCAACGCGACCCTGTCGGTGCAACATGATCGCGATCCCCTAGCGGTCCGGCTCTCGGACGGATCGGTGCGCAATGCCTATACGGTCAAGCTGCTGAACAAGTCGTCAGCCGCCCACGCTTACACGCTGTCGGTCAGCGGCGTGGATGCCAAGATGGCGATTATCGGCAATGAGGGCCTCGCTCCGATCGAGGTGCCCGCCGACGGCTCCGAAGCCGTCCGGGTTACGCTTACCGCGATGAATCCGCGGGAGGCCGACGTTGTGTTCACCGCGCGCGACGAAACCGGCACCACGATCCTCTCCGCAAAAGACCGCTTCGTCGAACGGTGA
- a CDS encoding copper chaperone PCu(A)C — protein MLNRFSKIALIAAALTAFLSSSPAAALDIAVKQAWSRATPKGAKVAAGYLAIENRSIQPDRLLSASSSAAAKVEIHQMALQDGIMTMRSLDDGLTIPPDVTVTLAPGGDHIMFVGLNAPFEEGQHVPVSLNFERAGKIDVNFEVGSVGAKGPRLQVASTEPAATAAAPAPAASAGEPFFTHICGTRVMANVTISPGRGGPIEVLVQLEDADEKPLAVDGLLVTLSNPDKAIAPVTATAERVAADSWRVRLTAAASGKWSLSLGIDLAKDDRVDIAAPILIE, from the coding sequence ATGCTCAACCGCTTCAGCAAGATCGCGCTGATCGCCGCCGCGCTGACGGCGTTCCTCAGCTCCTCGCCAGCCGCCGCCCTCGACATCGCGGTGAAGCAGGCCTGGAGCCGCGCGACCCCAAAGGGAGCAAAAGTCGCGGCCGGTTACCTTGCCATCGAGAACCGGAGCATCCAGCCCGACCGGCTGCTTTCTGCGTCAAGCAGCGCAGCCGCCAAGGTCGAGATTCATCAGATGGCGCTGCAGGACGGCATCATGACGATGCGCTCGCTCGACGACGGCCTGACAATTCCTCCCGATGTGACGGTGACGCTCGCGCCGGGCGGCGATCACATCATGTTCGTCGGGCTGAACGCGCCGTTCGAAGAGGGACAGCATGTCCCGGTCTCGCTCAATTTCGAGCGCGCTGGCAAGATAGATGTCAATTTCGAAGTTGGCAGCGTTGGCGCCAAGGGACCTCGACTGCAAGTTGCCTCGACGGAGCCTGCCGCGACGGCCGCAGCTCCCGCGCCAGCCGCATCGGCTGGGGAGCCGTTCTTCACGCACATCTGCGGCACGCGCGTGATGGCCAACGTTACGATCTCACCGGGGCGCGGTGGGCCGATTGAGGTTCTCGTGCAGCTTGAGGACGCCGACGAGAAACCGCTCGCGGTCGATGGACTTCTCGTCACACTGTCCAATCCTGACAAGGCCATCGCTCCTGTCACCGCGACGGCGGAGCGCGTGGCCGCCGATAGCTGGCGTGTCCGCCTGACGGCGGCGGCGAGCGGAAAATGGTCGCTGTCGCTCGGTATCGATCTGGCGAAGGATGACCGCGTCGACATCGCAGCCCCGATCCTGATCGAATGA
- a CDS encoding cytochrome c oxidase subunit 3 yields the protein MSIADCEEEQGWGVLEGLPGDPMMWVLVFSELAAFGLFLGAFIVAHAVNSAVFASGQAALDVSLAGYNTIVLVTSGWAAARGAASARARESRRARLWLLLAMALGGAFVAIKLVEYAQEIGGGVGLETSVFFTLYFLLTGFHLLHVCLGIIILAVVCRRADPVHVETGTVFWHMVDLVWIVMFPIVYLVR from the coding sequence ATGTCTATTGCGGATTGCGAAGAAGAACAGGGGTGGGGCGTTCTCGAAGGACTCCCGGGCGACCCGATGATGTGGGTGCTCGTCTTCAGCGAGCTCGCCGCTTTCGGTCTGTTCCTCGGTGCATTCATCGTCGCCCACGCGGTCAATTCAGCGGTTTTTGCATCGGGACAGGCGGCCCTCGACGTATCGCTTGCCGGCTATAATACGATCGTCTTGGTGACGAGCGGCTGGGCAGCGGCAAGGGGCGCGGCATCGGCGCGCGCCAGGGAAAGCCGTCGCGCGCGACTGTGGCTGCTGCTCGCCATGGCGCTCGGCGGCGCCTTCGTCGCGATCAAGCTCGTCGAGTATGCACAGGAGATCGGCGGCGGTGTCGGTCTCGAGACCAGCGTCTTCTTCACATTGTACTTCCTGCTGACCGGCTTTCATCTGCTGCACGTCTGCCTTGGAATCATCATCCTCGCCGTCGTCTGCCGCCGGGCCGATCCCGTCCATGTGGAGACTGGAACGGTGTTTTGGCACATGGTCGATCTGGTTTGGATCGTGATGTTCCCGATCGTCTACCTGGTGCGCTGA
- a CDS encoding cytochrome C oxidase subunit IV family protein: MRYSPDRLDLTLIALIALAAATMAFAGAGRGLLLANGAVLAIAAVKGRRILLDYLDLRSAPPLWRGLATAWLLLVVSFALAVSAVTALFS, encoded by the coding sequence ATGCGCTATTCGCCCGACCGCCTGGACCTCACGTTGATTGCACTGATCGCGCTCGCGGCTGCGACCATGGCATTTGCCGGCGCTGGCCGGGGCCTGCTGCTCGCCAATGGCGCCGTTCTCGCCATTGCGGCGGTCAAAGGCCGCAGAATCCTGCTCGACTATCTCGATCTGCGGTCTGCGCCGCCGCTGTGGCGCGGGCTTGCCACCGCGTGGCTGCTGCTCGTCGTGAGCTTCGCCTTGGCTGTTTCTGCTGTCACGGCTCTATTCTCCTGA
- a CDS encoding cytochrome c, translated as MAERLTKSAARNVFYGGSAFFFAIFLALTAHSHYYMVNSSTDATTLTSSVARGKHVWEKHSCINCHTLLGEGAYFAPEVGNVWDRWGGNEDPATAKEILKSWMQAQPSGAPGRRQMPQFNLTDQELSDLADFLQWTNKIKTQNWPPNKAG; from the coding sequence ATGGCTGAACGCCTTACCAAGTCGGCGGCCCGCAATGTCTTCTACGGCGGATCGGCTTTTTTCTTCGCGATCTTCCTCGCCCTGACGGCGCACAGCCACTACTACATGGTCAATTCGTCGACGGATGCGACGACGCTGACCAGCTCGGTGGCGCGCGGCAAGCACGTCTGGGAGAAGCACTCCTGCATCAACTGCCATACCTTGCTGGGCGAGGGCGCGTATTTTGCCCCTGAGGTCGGCAATGTCTGGGACCGCTGGGGCGGCAATGAAGATCCCGCCACCGCCAAGGAAATCCTGAAGTCGTGGATGCAGGCGCAACCGTCCGGCGCGCCGGGCCGCCGGCAGATGCCGCAGTTCAATCTCACCGACCAGGAACTCAGCGATCTCGCCGATTTCCTGCAGTGGACCAACAAGATCAAGACGCAGAACTGGCCGCCGAACAAGGCCGGCTGA
- a CDS encoding cbb3-type cytochrome c oxidase subunit I → MRYQTQKVAMLYFYGALTLFLAQVAFGVLAGTIYVLPNTLSTVVPFNIVRMIHTNALIVWSLIGFMGATYYLLPEETETELFSPLLAKIQFWMFFVAAGVAVVGYLFHYHEGREFLEQPFAIKVGIVVVCLMFLFNVTMTALKGRKTTVTNILLFGLWGVAIFFLFAFYNPANLAVDKMYWWYVVHLWVEGVWELIMASVLAFLMIKLNGIDREVVEKWLYVIIGLALFSGILGTGHHFYWIGAPGYWQWIGSLFSTLEVAPFFTMVIFTVQMTWKAGRKHPNRAALLWSVGCSVMAFLGAGVWGFLHTLSSVNYYTHGTQVTAAHGHLAFFGAYVMLNLAVMAYAIPQLRQRAPYNQWLSMASFWIMCTAMMTMTFALTFAGVVQVHLQRVLGQSFMEVQDQLAMFYWVRLGSGVFVLISALMFVWAVLVPSRERQAVAPAALQPAE, encoded by the coding sequence ATGAGATACCAAACCCAGAAAGTCGCGATGCTGTATTTCTACGGCGCGCTGACGCTATTCCTCGCGCAGGTCGCATTCGGCGTCCTGGCCGGAACCATCTACGTCCTGCCGAACACGCTATCTACTGTCGTGCCGTTCAACATCGTCAGGATGATTCATACCAACGCATTGATCGTGTGGTCGCTGATTGGTTTCATGGGCGCGACCTACTACCTTCTGCCTGAGGAAACCGAGACCGAGCTGTTCAGCCCCCTGTTGGCGAAGATCCAGTTCTGGATGTTCTTCGTCGCGGCCGGCGTCGCCGTGGTCGGCTACCTCTTTCATTACCATGAGGGTCGCGAATTCCTCGAACAGCCGTTCGCGATCAAGGTTGGTATCGTCGTCGTCTGCCTGATGTTCCTGTTCAACGTGACGATGACGGCGTTGAAGGGAAGAAAGACCACCGTCACCAACATCCTGCTGTTCGGCCTCTGGGGTGTCGCGATCTTCTTCCTGTTCGCGTTCTACAACCCGGCGAACCTCGCCGTCGACAAGATGTACTGGTGGTACGTCGTGCATCTGTGGGTCGAAGGCGTCTGGGAACTTATCATGGCTTCCGTGCTGGCGTTCCTGATGATCAAGCTCAACGGCATCGACCGCGAGGTGGTCGAGAAGTGGCTCTACGTCATCATCGGCCTCGCGCTGTTCTCCGGCATCCTCGGCACTGGCCACCACTTCTACTGGATCGGCGCGCCCGGCTACTGGCAGTGGATCGGTTCGCTGTTCTCTACGCTCGAGGTCGCGCCGTTCTTCACCATGGTGATCTTCACCGTGCAGATGACCTGGAAGGCAGGCCGCAAACATCCGAATCGCGCCGCGCTGCTGTGGTCGGTCGGCTGCTCCGTGATGGCGTTCCTCGGCGCCGGCGTGTGGGGCTTCCTGCACACGCTGTCCTCGGTGAACTATTACACCCACGGCACCCAGGTGACGGCGGCACATGGACATCTCGCCTTCTTCGGCGCCTATGTGATGCTCAACCTTGCCGTCATGGCCTATGCGATCCCGCAACTGCGCCAGCGCGCGCCCTATAATCAGTGGCTTAGCATGGCGAGCTTCTGGATCATGTGCACCGCCATGATGACGATGACCTTTGCGCTGACCTTCGCCGGCGTGGTCCAGGTTCATCTGCAGCGCGTGCTCGGCCAGAGCTTCATGGAAGTGCAGGACCAGCTTGCGATGTTCTACTGGGTCCGGCTCGGTTCAGGCGTCTTCGTTCTGATCTCGGCCCTGATGTTCGTGTGGGCGGTTCTGGTGCCGAGCCGCGAGCGTCAAGCGGTCGCGCCCGCTGCGCTGCAGCCCGCCGAATAA
- a CDS encoding CbbQ/NirQ/NorQ/GpvN family protein, with the protein MKAVLHAVEAPPKLPPYVPSGNECTLFEHAWRRRLPVLLKGPTGCGKTRFVAHMAARLSLPLHTVACHDDLTAADLTGRYLLKGGDTVWTDGPLTRAVREGGICYLDEVVEARKDVTVVLHPLTDDRRILPLERTGEELVAPPPFMLVVSYNPGYQSLLKALKPSTRQRFVAIEFGFLPPEQEIEVVAAESGLAAERVRPLVMLAGRLRALKGQDLEEGVSTRLIVYCATLIAAGLPTLEAVLAGMIEPLTDEPDVKAALLDVARAVIG; encoded by the coding sequence ATGAAGGCCGTCCTCCACGCCGTCGAGGCGCCACCCAAGCTTCCACCTTACGTCCCGAGCGGCAACGAGTGCACGCTGTTCGAACATGCCTGGCGCCGTCGTCTGCCGGTGCTGCTGAAAGGGCCAACCGGCTGCGGCAAGACCCGCTTCGTCGCCCATATGGCGGCACGGCTGTCGTTGCCGCTGCACACCGTCGCCTGCCATGACGATCTCACCGCGGCCGATCTTACCGGACGGTATCTCTTAAAGGGCGGAGACACGGTCTGGACCGATGGTCCGCTGACCCGCGCGGTGCGGGAAGGCGGCATCTGCTATCTCGATGAGGTCGTGGAGGCGCGCAAGGACGTGACGGTCGTGCTGCATCCGCTGACGGACGATCGTCGCATCCTGCCGCTGGAGCGTACCGGCGAGGAGCTGGTCGCGCCGCCTCCCTTCATGCTGGTCGTGTCCTACAACCCGGGCTATCAAAGCCTGCTGAAGGCCTTGAAGCCCTCCACGCGCCAGCGCTTCGTTGCGATCGAGTTCGGCTTTCTTCCACCCGAACAGGAGATCGAAGTGGTCGCCGCCGAGAGCGGACTGGCGGCGGAACGCGTGCGGCCGCTGGTGATGTTGGCTGGACGGCTGCGCGCGCTCAAGGGACAGGATCTCGAGGAGGGCGTCTCGACGCGCCTGATCGTCTATTGCGCGACGCTGATTGCGGCTGGACTCCCGACGCTGGAGGCCGTGCTCGCCGGCATGATCGAGCCGCTCACCGACGAACCCGACGTCAAGGCCGCGCTGCTTGACGTGGCCCGAGCAGTGATCGGATGA
- a CDS encoding VWA domain-containing protein has translation MLDFLELEETVGRAWHRLIGATASYPVHAGDAATLADVQGQIAVMFRALGGEAGVQIAGAKSRKSGHRLGWRQRIGLGDESLEHPGRDGATIFLPDRIALFPDRELNALFYRWLAAWFAVAPVAVIDETDPLRRDLMTLRRAREIVASVQAQFPGLVRPYQRLAAATAEARPSRPLPRAEQEVEHIVLALLGATAQPAGQLWRAVTGAGELPAKAPPGYRPMLPCPLWGDCWTREAAPSGADNDDAPVPGNEAEQPDSRKRRAVREIDDGNKRDPFILNRFEKILAMAEMVNVDRPSDDSEDEDARKAADDLDELAISRRSGKPATKLKFDLDLPPQAIDATCLDSGRLYPEWNYHRGIYLPDHCRVLTGKAPEVGESWTPDASILRHVRHVRRRFEALRPQHEVMRGQADGFDLDIDALVRARCDLRAGSGSLDRVHLAMRPQRHDLAATLLVDVSLSTDAWVDGHRVLDVEKEALLVLAHGLSACGDHHSILTFTSRRRSWVRVETVKSFQEPMGGAVERRIGALKPGYYTRIGPAVRHAAAELAGQPQRKKLLLVLTDGKPNDVDHYEGRFAVEDTSKAVREARRQGIAVFGVTVDASAQSYFPALFGRGGYAIVGNVRRLPAALPAIYRQLAR, from the coding sequence ATGCTCGACTTCCTCGAACTTGAGGAAACGGTTGGCCGCGCCTGGCACCGGCTGATCGGCGCTACGGCGAGCTATCCCGTTCATGCCGGGGACGCCGCGACGCTCGCGGACGTGCAGGGGCAGATCGCGGTCATGTTTCGCGCGCTGGGCGGCGAGGCGGGGGTGCAGATCGCCGGCGCCAAGTCGCGCAAGTCTGGCCACCGGCTCGGCTGGCGGCAGCGCATCGGGCTTGGCGACGAGAGCCTGGAGCATCCCGGCCGCGATGGCGCGACCATCTTCCTGCCCGACAGGATCGCCCTGTTTCCGGACCGCGAGCTCAACGCCTTGTTCTACCGCTGGCTGGCGGCGTGGTTCGCCGTGGCGCCGGTCGCTGTTATCGACGAGACGGACCCGCTACGCCGCGATTTAATGACACTGCGGCGCGCCCGTGAGATCGTCGCAAGCGTGCAGGCGCAATTCCCTGGCCTTGTCCGTCCCTATCAGCGGCTGGCGGCGGCAACGGCAGAAGCGCGGCCCTCGAGGCCCCTGCCGCGGGCAGAGCAGGAAGTGGAGCATATCGTGCTCGCACTGCTTGGCGCCACGGCGCAGCCGGCAGGCCAGCTGTGGCGGGCCGTGACCGGCGCCGGCGAACTGCCGGCGAAAGCGCCGCCCGGATATCGGCCGATGCTGCCTTGCCCGCTGTGGGGAGACTGCTGGACCCGCGAGGCCGCCCCTAGCGGGGCTGACAATGACGACGCGCCGGTGCCTGGCAACGAGGCGGAACAGCCTGATTCACGCAAGCGCCGTGCCGTCCGCGAGATCGACGATGGCAACAAGCGCGATCCCTTCATCCTGAACCGTTTCGAAAAAATCCTCGCGATGGCGGAGATGGTGAATGTCGACCGTCCCTCCGACGACAGCGAGGATGAGGACGCCCGCAAAGCGGCCGACGACCTCGATGAGCTCGCGATCAGCCGCCGCAGCGGCAAGCCCGCCACGAAACTGAAATTCGATCTGGATCTGCCGCCGCAAGCCATCGATGCCACGTGCCTCGACAGCGGCCGGCTCTATCCGGAATGGAACTATCACAGAGGGATTTACCTGCCGGACCATTGCCGGGTGCTGACGGGCAAGGCGCCGGAGGTCGGCGAGAGCTGGACTCCGGATGCGAGCATTCTCCGGCATGTCCGCCATGTGCGGCGGCGTTTCGAGGCACTACGGCCGCAGCATGAGGTGATGCGCGGCCAGGCCGACGGCTTCGACCTGGATATCGATGCGCTCGTCCGCGCGCGATGCGATCTGCGGGCGGGCAGCGGATCGCTCGATCGCGTCCATCTGGCGATGCGCCCGCAGCGGCACGATCTGGCGGCGACGCTGCTCGTCGACGTCTCGCTCTCCACGGATGCGTGGGTCGATGGCCATCGCGTGCTCGACGTGGAGAAGGAAGCGCTGCTCGTCCTGGCGCACGGGCTTTCCGCCTGCGGGGACCATCACAGCATCCTGACGTTCACGTCGCGGCGGCGTTCCTGGGTACGCGTCGAGACCGTCAAGTCGTTCCAGGAGCCGATGGGAGGTGCCGTGGAGCGGCGGATCGGCGCGCTCAAGCCCGGCTACTACACCCGTATCGGTCCGGCGGTGCGCCATGCCGCCGCCGAGCTTGCTGGCCAGCCGCAGCGCAAGAAACTGCTGCTGGTGCTGACCGACGGCAAGCCCAACGATGTCGATCACTATGAAGGCCGCTTTGCGGTCGAAGATACAAGCAAGGCGGTGCGGGAGGCGCGGCGGCAGGGCATTGCGGTATTCGGCGTCACGGTGGACGCAAGCGCGCAATCCTATTTTCCCGCGCTGTTCGGGCGCGGCGGCTACGCCATCGTGGGCAACGTCCGCCGCCTGCCGGCCGCGCTGCCGGCGATCTATCGGCAGCTGGCCCGTTGA
- a CDS encoding substrate-binding domain-containing protein, whose amino-acid sequence MKSRFIVATAVGLLVSGAASAAEIKVLASGATKEIINEILPAFEKDSGHKVAITFTGTANIKKRIAAEETYDLVIVGAPVIDAFAQQGKIASGTRTDLMKSGVGVAVRAGASKPDVGSSEALKKTLLAAKSIGYSSGPSGDHVVNLVERMGIADQVKSKMKQVPSGSRISTMIESGEVEIGFQQISELIHEKEIDYLGPLPSELQKITVFSAGLSTGAKEPEAAKALVKALTAPNAATVIKAHGMEPG is encoded by the coding sequence ATGAAGTCTAGATTTATAGTCGCTACGGCAGTGGGCCTGCTTGTATCCGGCGCGGCGAGCGCCGCGGAAATCAAAGTGCTCGCCTCAGGCGCGACGAAGGAAATCATCAATGAAATACTTCCCGCTTTCGAGAAAGATTCTGGTCACAAAGTTGCAATCACATTTACAGGCACCGCCAATATTAAAAAGCGCATAGCGGCTGAAGAAACGTACGATCTAGTTATCGTCGGGGCACCAGTAATTGACGCGTTTGCACAGCAAGGTAAAATAGCGTCCGGCACTCGGACGGATTTGATGAAATCAGGTGTTGGTGTCGCAGTGCGGGCAGGCGCATCGAAACCAGATGTCGGATCGAGCGAAGCGCTGAAAAAGACGCTGCTCGCGGCCAAGTCCATCGGCTATTCAAGCGGACCGAGCGGGGATCATGTGGTCAACTTGGTTGAGCGTATGGGTATCGCCGATCAGGTTAAGTCAAAAATGAAACAAGTCCCCTCTGGCAGCCGGATCAGCACGATGATCGAAAGTGGTGAAGTGGAAATCGGTTTTCAGCAGATCAGCGAACTGATCCACGAAAAAGAGATCGACTATCTTGGTCCGCTGCCCTCAGAGCTTCAGAAGATTACGGTGTTTTCAGCCGGCCTCAGCACTGGCGCAAAGGAACCGGAGGCTGCGAAGGCTCTCGTCAAGGCACTGACAGCTCCGAACGCCGCAACTGTCATCAAAGCACACGGCATGGAGCCTGGCTGA
- a CDS encoding MBL fold metallo-hydrolase — MFTKSVLAQLSRALISGLSLTVISGTASCQEIRVTLLGTGNPPPVMNRFGPSILVEAADKKFLFDAGRGAIQRLAQIKVRWQDVDGVFFTHLHSDHVVGFPDVWLTGWLVGAGRNRPLEVWGPPGTGNMMSHLVQAFEFDVRFRISDDKARPEGAVINAHEINPGVAFEQNGMKITAIKVDHAPVEPAYGYRIDYGGRSVVLSGDTRVSENLIRAAQGVDLLVHEVASPETFQRAGVNPERAKSVVAHHVTPEQAGEVFERTKPRMALYSHIVLPTATTDDLVPPTRKTYGGPLEVGEDLMVIEVGKEVIVRRPSLPKQ, encoded by the coding sequence ATGTTTACCAAAAGCGTTTTAGCTCAACTGAGCAGAGCGTTGATTTCAGGCCTCTCATTGACCGTCATTTCGGGCACCGCATCCTGCCAGGAAATACGCGTAACTTTGCTCGGCACAGGAAACCCTCCTCCTGTGATGAACCGCTTCGGCCCGAGCATATTGGTCGAGGCAGCCGATAAGAAATTCCTCTTCGATGCTGGCCGTGGCGCGATCCAGCGTCTCGCACAAATCAAAGTCAGATGGCAGGACGTCGATGGGGTCTTTTTTACCCATCTGCACTCCGACCATGTCGTTGGATTTCCAGACGTCTGGCTAACTGGTTGGCTAGTCGGGGCTGGCCGAAACCGGCCGCTGGAGGTGTGGGGGCCACCAGGAACCGGGAATATGATGTCTCACCTGGTACAAGCGTTTGAGTTTGATGTCCGCTTCAGAATTTCGGACGATAAGGCACGTCCCGAAGGTGCGGTGATTAACGCCCACGAAATCAACCCTGGCGTTGCTTTCGAACAGAATGGCATGAAAATAACGGCGATCAAAGTCGACCATGCCCCGGTCGAGCCAGCCTATGGCTATCGTATCGACTATGGAGGCCGCTCGGTTGTTTTGTCTGGTGATACCAGGGTCTCGGAAAACCTAATACGCGCCGCACAAGGCGTAGACTTACTGGTGCATGAGGTCGCGTCCCCAGAGACCTTTCAACGTGCGGGAGTCAATCCGGAGCGCGCAAAATCAGTCGTCGCACACCACGTTACTCCTGAACAGGCCGGGGAAGTCTTTGAGCGAACAAAGCCGCGGATGGCCCTTTACTCCCACATAGTTTTACCCACCGCCACCACCGATGATCTGGTGCCACCCACACGCAAGACTTACGGTGGTCCATTAGAAGTCGGGGAAGATCTGATGGTGATTGAAGTAGGTAAGGAGGTTATCGTGCGGCGACCTTCCCTTCCTAAACAGTAA
- a CDS encoding DUF1127 domain-containing protein, whose protein sequence is MSTIHGTIERRQVTTKRQFFSPLEVYRAAFQEWRKRTRPQANLIDLSDRELMDIGISRGEIDYVVSHRGSDPRGIRFC, encoded by the coding sequence ATGAGCACGATCCATGGGACCATTGAGCGGCGGCAGGTAACCACAAAGCGGCAATTCTTCAGCCCACTCGAGGTATACCGGGCTGCATTTCAAGAGTGGCGCAAACGCACGAGGCCACAAGCCAATTTGATCGACCTTAGCGACCGCGAGCTGATGGACATCGGTATTTCGCGCGGCGAAATCGATTACGTCGTCTCGCACCGAGGCAGTGATCCGCGGGGCATCAGATTCTGCTGA